A stretch of the Rosa rugosa chromosome 5, drRosRugo1.1, whole genome shotgun sequence genome encodes the following:
- the LOC133711122 gene encoding uncharacterized protein LOC133711122 → MGRLGVLVRDLEWINRSPLGMLKVNIDGSYYAATRNGGLGFVIRDFVGTMLAGGATPLQNLLSAEHAEALACHAAVKFVLHHNMMPVLLETDSLLVQRQVSAQTTSNTSVLGRLYDDIGEMMDLFPNVRINHTRRGANLVAHLLADHAKSLQQETFFFSALTFLQAAIASNSNFV, encoded by the coding sequence TAAATAGGTCTCCTCTTGGAATGCTCAAAGTTAATATAGATGGTTCTTACTATGCTGCAACACGAAATGGTGGTTTAGGTTTTGTTATTCGTGACTTTGTTGGTACCATGTTAGCGGGAGGAGCTACTCCACTTCAGAATCTGCTATCTGCTGAACATGCAGAAGCATTGGCATGCCATGCTGCGGTGAAATTTGTCTTACATCACAACATGATGCCGGTGCTCCTTGAGACAGACTCTTTGTTGGTGCAAAGGCAAGTTTCTGCTCAAACTACTTCGAATACTTCTGTGTTGGGAAGATTATATGATGATATTGGGGAGATGATGGATTTGTTTCCAAACGTCAGGATTAATCATACGAGGAGGGGTGCTAATTTGGTTGCTCACCTTCTTGCTGATCATGCCAAGTCTCTACAGCAAgagacttttttcttttctgcacTTACTTTTTTACAAGCTGCTATAGCATCTAATTCTAATTTTGTGtaa